A genomic window from Pseudonocardia broussonetiae includes:
- a CDS encoding peptidylglycine alpha-amidating monooxygenase gives MSTTYRTTTYRETPGWPSLPDGLTFAGDAASVAVGADGRVHVFNRGPQRMVVLEPDGTVAGGWGTARDYPRPHGVTVCADGDLLLVDAGSHVVDKVRPDGERVLRLGTHGRPSPAYSGEPFHQPTDAAEHPVSRDVFVADGYGNSRIHRYDATGAHIASWGAPGSGPEQLSNPHGICLLDDDHLAVCDRENYRIQVFDLDGGLVDSWHWHHPCAIRRSGDLLFVAELGPPRYMHGSIPDMGCCVTVATLDGTVVDRLGGRHPGVDEGRFLSPHGIAVGPDGTVYVAEVNALYLGLLGQPVPPAEELPCLRRWSPR, from the coding sequence CGTCGCTTCCCGACGGCCTGACCTTCGCCGGCGACGCGGCCTCCGTGGCGGTCGGCGCGGACGGGCGGGTCCACGTCTTCAACCGCGGCCCGCAGCGCATGGTGGTGCTCGAACCGGACGGCACCGTCGCGGGGGGCTGGGGGACCGCGCGCGACTACCCCCGCCCCCACGGGGTCACCGTCTGCGCCGACGGCGACCTCCTCCTGGTCGACGCGGGGTCGCACGTCGTCGACAAGGTCCGCCCCGACGGCGAGCGCGTCCTGCGGCTCGGCACGCACGGCCGTCCGTCGCCCGCGTACTCCGGCGAGCCCTTCCACCAGCCCACCGACGCCGCCGAGCACCCGGTGAGCCGGGACGTCTTCGTCGCCGACGGGTACGGGAACTCCCGGATCCACCGGTACGACGCGACCGGCGCGCACATCGCCTCCTGGGGCGCACCGGGGTCCGGGCCGGAGCAGCTGTCGAACCCGCACGGGATCTGCCTGCTCGACGACGACCACCTCGCCGTCTGCGACCGGGAGAACTACCGGATCCAGGTCTTCGACCTCGACGGCGGGCTGGTCGACAGCTGGCACTGGCACCACCCCTGCGCGATCCGCCGCAGCGGGGACCTGCTGTTCGTCGCCGAGCTGGGCCCACCCCGGTACATGCACGGCTCCATCCCGGACATGGGGTGCTGCGTCACCGTCGCGACCCTCGACGGCACGGTCGTCGACCGCCTCGGCGGCCGCCACCCCGGTGTGGACGAGGGCCGGTTCCTGAGCCCGCACGGGATCGCCGTGGGCCCCGACGGGACGGTCTACGTCGCCGAGGTGAACGCCCTGTACCTCGGCCTGCTCGGGCAGCCGGTGCCGCCCGCGGAGGAACTGCCGTGCCTGCGGCGCTGGAGCCCCCGATGA